From Ficedula albicollis isolate OC2 chromosome 5, FicAlb1.5, whole genome shotgun sequence, one genomic window encodes:
- the GPX2 gene encoding glutathione peroxidase 2 isoform X2: protein MGRPVGSRGDAMAAPGKEYWGTCPLLLCLTEPQLPDSHYSLTPVIPQLSPSFPTLENTLCQAGSIPHPAGTRMSSRTEPCHELLRQGEKVDFGVFRGRVVLIENVASLUGTTVRDYTQLNQLQARYPRRLVVLGFPCNQFGYQENGTNEEILNTLKHVRPGGGFEPNFTLFQKCQVNGTDTHPVFAYLKAHLPAPADEATHLMAEPRFVTWSPVRRSDISWNFEKFLVGPEGEPFRRYSPRVPTAQLEPDIQRLLKLAK, encoded by the exons atgggcagaCCAGTAGGCTCCAGAGGTGatgccatggcagcaccaggcaaGGAGTACTGGGGCACTtgtcccctcctcctctgcctcacagagccccagctcccagatTCCCATTATTCCCTGACTCCCGTTATTCCCCAACTCTCACCATCATTCCCAACCCTCGAGAACAcgctgtgccaggctgggagcatcCCACACCCCGCAGGCACTAGGATGAGCAGCCGCACCGAGCCGTGCCATGAATTATTGAGGCAG GGGGAaaaggtggattttggggttttccgGGGCCGCGTGGTCCTGATTGAGAACGTGGCTTCGCTCTGAGGCACCACGGTGCGGGATTACACCCAGCTCAACCAGCTCCAAGCCCGCTACCCCCGGCGGCTGGTCGTGCTGGGATTCCCCTGTAACCAGTTTGGATACCAG GAGAACGGCACTAACGAGGAGATCCTCAACACCCTGAAGCACGTGCGGCCCGGGGGTGGCTTCGAGCCCAACTTCACCCTGTTCCAGAAGTGCCAGGTGAACGGGACTGACACCCATCCCGTGTTCGCCTACCTCAAGGCTCACCTGCCTGCACCAGCCGACGAGGCCACACACCTGATGGCCGAGCCCCGCTTTGTCACCTGGAGCCCTGTGCGGCGCTCCGACATCTCCTGGAATTTTGAGAAGTTCCTGGTGGGGCCTGAGGGGGAACCGTTCCGGCGCTACAGCCCCCGTGTGCCCACGGCCCAGCTGGAGCCTGACATCCAGCGTCTCCTCAAGCTAGCCAAGTAA
- the GPX2 gene encoding glutathione peroxidase 2 isoform X1: MTVPIAKSFYDLSATSLQGEKVDFGVFRGRVVLIENVASLUGTTVRDYTQLNQLQARYPRRLVVLGFPCNQFGYQENGTNEEILNTLKHVRPGGGFEPNFTLFQKCQVNGTDTHPVFAYLKAHLPAPADEATHLMAEPRFVTWSPVRRSDISWNFEKFLVGPEGEPFRRYSPRVPTAQLEPDIQRLLKLAK, translated from the exons ATGACCGTCCCCATCGCCAAGTCCTTCTATGACCTGAGCGCCACCTCCTTGCAGGGGGAaaaggtggattttggggttttccgGGGCCGCGTGGTCCTGATTGAGAACGTGGCTTCGCTCTGAGGCACCACGGTGCGGGATTACACCCAGCTCAACCAGCTCCAAGCCCGCTACCCCCGGCGGCTGGTCGTGCTGGGATTCCCCTGTAACCAGTTTGGATACCAG GAGAACGGCACTAACGAGGAGATCCTCAACACCCTGAAGCACGTGCGGCCCGGGGGTGGCTTCGAGCCCAACTTCACCCTGTTCCAGAAGTGCCAGGTGAACGGGACTGACACCCATCCCGTGTTCGCCTACCTCAAGGCTCACCTGCCTGCACCAGCCGACGAGGCCACACACCTGATGGCCGAGCCCCGCTTTGTCACCTGGAGCCCTGTGCGGCGCTCCGACATCTCCTGGAATTTTGAGAAGTTCCTGGTGGGGCCTGAGGGGGAACCGTTCCGGCGCTACAGCCCCCGTGTGCCCACGGCCCAGCTGGAGCCTGACATCCAGCGTCTCCTCAAGCTAGCCAAGTAA